The genomic window CACCCGTCGGTCGCGTCCGCGACCGCACACGCCGGAGCCGGTCTACGGCTGCTGAGGGCCGCGGTGTTCGCCGCGGTCTGCGTCGTGCTGTCCGCGCTGGGGCACGTCCTGGCCGCGTGTGCGCCCGTCCCCTGGTGGACGCTGCTCGCGGGTTTCGTGATCGTTCTCGCGGTGGCGGCACCGCTCGCCGGGCGCGAGCGTTCGCTGCCGGTCATCGCCACCGCCCTGGCGGGCGGGCAGCTCACCCTGCACGTCCTCTTCGGCCTCGGCCAGCGGCACCTCACGGTGGCACCGCCCGCCGACGACGCGCTGATCAGGACGGCGGCGAAGCTCCTCTGCGGGGCGGGCGCCGCCTCGTTGAGCCCCGCCGACGCCCACCGGATCGTCGCGCGGGCCGGCATCGACCCGGCGGGCATCGCCCACTCCGGGCATCAGCACACGGCGGGCGCCGGCGCCGCCGATGCCACCGCGACCGCGACCGCTTCCGGAGCCGCCGGGGTGCTGCCGGACGTTCCGATGATGCTGGGCCATCTGCTGGTCGCGCTGGCCACCGGCTGGCTGCTGCGCCGCGGCGACGTGGCGCTGTCACGGCTGGTGCGGCTCTCGGCGGAGGGCGCCACCGAGATCGCCGAGGGCGCGCTCGTACGTGCCCTGCGCGCCGCCCTCGTTCTCGTACGCACCCTGATCGCCGGACTGCCCGGCGCGCCCGGCGCCGTCCCGCGCCCCGTCCGTACGGACTTCGACACCCCGCCGCCGCCCGCGACGGGGGCACTCCAGCACTCGGTGATCAGGCGCGGCCCGCCGGCCGCCCTCGCTCTCGCAGCCTGAACGCGACCCACTCGACGGCATACGACGGGAGTGGTGTCGCGGCGTCCGTGCGCATCCCCGCACGGACGGTCACCTCACCCTTTCCGATCAAGCTTCCAGCTTGCCGCTTCCGTGGAGTGTTCCCTGCCATGAACAACTTCTCTCGTCTCGCCGCCGCGGGCGTCGTCGCCGCCTCCTCCGTGCTGCTCCTCTCGGGCACCGCCTTCGCGCACGTCAGCGTGCAGCCGCAGGGCGAGGCCGCCAAGGGCGGCTACGCCACGGTCAACTTCAAGGTCCCCAACGAGCGCGACAACGCCTCGACGGTGAAGCTCGAGGTCACGGTCCCCGCCGAGCACCCGCTCTCCTCCGTGATGCCGCAGCCCGTCCCGGGCTGGAAGGCCGAGGTCACCAAGACCAAGCTGGCCAAGCCGCTCACGGTGCACGGCAAGCAGATCACCGAGGCCGTCTCCAAGATCACCTGGACCGCGGACGGCGGCAAGATCGCTCCGGGCCAGTTCCAGCAGTTCCCCGTCTCGCTCGGGCAGCTGCCCGAGAACGCCGACCAGCTCGTCTTCAAGGCCCTCCAGACGTACGACAACAAGGAGGTCGTGCGCTGGATCGAGGAGCCGAAGGAGGGTGCGGCCGAGCCGGAGCACCCGGCGCCCGTCCTCACCCTCTCCGAGGCGACAGGTGACCACCACGGCGGCGGCGCCAGCGACGCCAAGAGCGAGGACGCGGCGAAGGCCAAGGGCGGCGAGGCCGAGCACGGCGACGACCACACCGCCGAGGCCGCGGCCGAGGCCGGCAGCACCGGGGCCGCGGCCCACGCCGACGCCACCGACACCACCGCCCGCGTCCTGGGCGTCCTGGGCATCGTCGCGGGTGCCGCCGGAGTCGCGTTCGGCGTCCTGGCCGGCCGCCGCCGCTCCGCCTGACGGCCGGCAGCGCCACCAGCACAGGAGCCGGAGCCGGCGTCCGCAGCAGCGCCGGCTCCGGCACGCAACACCCCTGAGAGAGAACCCCACATGACCATCGACAAGACCGACGAACGGCCCCGCCCGTCGCGGCGCGCCCCGCTCATCGCGGTGGCCGCCGCCGGGGCGGCGCTGGCCGTCGTTGCAGGCTTCGCCCTCACCCAGGGCGACGACAGCACCGGATCCGCGACGGGCGGCGCCGTCGCCGACGTCTCCACCCAGCCCAGGACCGGGGCGGCGACCGTCCTGGACCGCCCCTTCGAGAAGCCCGACCTCGTCCTGACGGACACCAAGGGCCGGACGTACGACCTCCGCGAGCAGACCAAGGGCAAGCCGACGCTGATCTACTTCGGCTACACACACTGCCCGGACGTCTGCCCGCTGACGATGAGCAACATCGCCATCGCCAAGAAGCAGCTCCCCAAGGCCGACCAGGACAAGCTCCAGGTCGTCTTCGTCACCACCGACCCCGAGCGGGACACCCCCGCCGAGCTCGGCAAGTGGCTGCCCGCCGCGGGCGATCCGTCCTTCGTCGGCCTCACCGGCGATTTCGCGACCATCCAGGCGGGCGCCCGCCGGATCGGCATCGGCATCGACCCCGCGACGAAGGACGCCAACGGCAAGGTCGTCTCCATGCACGGCGCCCAGGTGGTCGCCTTCTCCCCCACGACCGACCAGGGCTACGTCCTGTACGGGGAGAGCACGACCATGGAGGACTACGCGAAGGACCTGCCGAAGCTCATCAAGGGGGAGAACCCGTGAGCCGCCGCGCCACCCCCCTCAGCACCTCCCTCGCCACCTCCCTCGCCGCGGTGATGGCCCTGACCGCGGGCCTGACGCTGGTGGGCTGCTCGTCCGGGAGCGAAGGGCCCGAACTCACGGTCAGCGGTGCGTTCATGCCGCAGCCCGTGGGCGACATGGCGGGCGGCTTCCTCACCGTCAGCAACAAGGGCGACGCGGCGGACAAGCTCACCTCCGTCACGAGCCCTCTCTCGGACGACGTCCAGATCCACGAGACCAAGGACCAGAAGATGCGGCAGGTGACGTCCTTCGACATACCCGCCCATGGAGAGCTGGCCCTGGAACGCGGTGGCAACCACATCATGTTCATGGAGATCAAGCAGCAGCCGAAGGTCGGCCAGCAGGTCACCGTGGAGCTGCACTTCGAGAAGGCCGACCCCATCACGGTCGAACTGCCGGTGAAGGACCGCACCTACAACCCGCAGCACCACTGAGGGATCGAGGGACTGACACATCATGACGGCCACCGCCCCGCGCCTCGGACCCGCGACCGCGACCCCCGTGCGACTGCTGCTCGTCACGGCGACGCTGCTCACGCTGCTCGGCACCGTGCTCTCCGGCACGGCGAGCGCGCATGCCGCGCTGACCGGGAGCAACCCGAAGGACGGGGCGGTGCTGGCCACCGCCCCCAAGGACGTCACGCTCACCTTCTCCGAGCAGGTCGCCATGGGGAACGACTCGATCCGGGTGCTCGACCCCAGCAGCAAACGGGTCGACACCGGTGAGCTCCAGAACCTGTGCAGCGGAAACATCATCAAGTACGGCGTCGCGCTGCACGCCGGCCTGCCCGACGGCACGTACACCGTCGCCTGGCAGGCCGTCTCCGCCGACAGCCATCCGGTCGCCGGGGCGTTCACGTTCTCCATCGGCGCCCCCTCCTCGACGGCGGTGGAGCTGCCCGAGGAGGAGGCCGGCGGCGGACTCGTCGGCACGCTGTACGGCATCGCGCGCTACGCGGCGTACGCGGGATTCATCGTGCTCGTCGGCGGCGCCGCGTTCCTCCTCGCCTGCTGGCCGCGCGGCGCGGGCGAGCGGCCGATGCAGCGGCTCGTCGTCCACGGCTGGCTGACGCTCACCGCGGCGACCCTGGCGATGCTGCTGCTGCGCAACCCGTACACCGGCTCGGGGGAGTTGGCGGACGCGCTCGATCTGGGCGGGCTGAAGGCCGTACTGGAGACCAAGATCGGGGCGGCCCTGGTGTCCCGGCTGCTGCTGCTCGGAGCGGCCGCGCTGTTCGTGGCGGTGCTGTTCGGGGCGTACGCGAAGCGCGCCGTCGGCGGTGGGGATGCCGGCGGCGTGGACGCCGCGGACGCCGGTGAGGGCGCGAAGGAGACGAGCGACCTCACCTTCGGGCTCGCCGTCGGCGGAACGGTCGTCGCGGCCGGCATCGCGGCCACCTGGGCGCTCTCCGAGCACGCGTCGACCGGCATCCAGCCGACCGTCGCGGCGCCCGTTGACGTCCTGCATCTGCTGGCCGTGGCCGGCTGGCTCGGCGGACTCGTGGCGGTGCTGGTCGCGCTCTACCGGACGCCGTCCGTCGAGCGAACGGCCGTACTCCGCTTCTCCCGCATCGCGTTCGTCTCGGTCGTGGTCCTCGCTCTGACCGGGCTCTACCAGTCCTGGCGCCAGGTCGGTTCCTGGTCCGCGCTGACCGGCACGGCCTACGGCCAACTGCTGCTGGTCAAGGTGGGCTTGGTCGTCGTGCTCGTCGGCGTCGCCTGGATCTCACGGCGGTGGACGGCTCAACTGGCCGAGTCCGCGGCCCCGGAGGCGAACGCGGAGGCCGAGGCGGAGACCAAGGCCGAGGGTCTCGCGTCGGACGACGAGGAGGCGGAC from Streptomyces sp. FIT100 includes these protein-coding regions:
- a CDS encoding YcnI family protein; the encoded protein is MNNFSRLAAAGVVAASSVLLLSGTAFAHVSVQPQGEAAKGGYATVNFKVPNERDNASTVKLEVTVPAEHPLSSVMPQPVPGWKAEVTKTKLAKPLTVHGKQITEAVSKITWTADGGKIAPGQFQQFPVSLGQLPENADQLVFKALQTYDNKEVVRWIEEPKEGAAEPEHPAPVLTLSEATGDHHGGGASDAKSEDAAKAKGGEAEHGDDHTAEAAAEAGSTGAAAHADATDTTARVLGVLGIVAGAAGVAFGVLAGRRRSA
- a CDS encoding copper resistance protein CopC, whose amino-acid sequence is MTATAPRLGPATATPVRLLLVTATLLTLLGTVLSGTASAHAALTGSNPKDGAVLATAPKDVTLTFSEQVAMGNDSIRVLDPSSKRVDTGELQNLCSGNIIKYGVALHAGLPDGTYTVAWQAVSADSHPVAGAFTFSIGAPSSTAVELPEEEAGGGLVGTLYGIARYAAYAGFIVLVGGAAFLLACWPRGAGERPMQRLVVHGWLTLTAATLAMLLLRNPYTGSGELADALDLGGLKAVLETKIGAALVSRLLLLGAAALFVAVLFGAYAKRAVGGGDAGGVDAADAGEGAKETSDLTFGLAVGGTVVAAGIAATWALSEHASTGIQPTVAAPVDVLHLLAVAGWLGGLVAVLVALYRTPSVERTAVLRFSRIAFVSVVVLALTGLYQSWRQVGSWSALTGTAYGQLLLVKVGLVVVLVGVAWISRRWTAQLAESAAPEANAEAEAETKAEGLASDDEEADAGADAGADPESDPESDVPAGSERAAQLARQKAAVATARRKRVRDADPARTGLRRSVLAEAGIAVVLLAVTTVLTSTEPGRTEEEAARANGGAQEAAAVPDRPVDFTLPFDTGGSTDGKGTVRLSIDPGRSGANTLHVWVNRPDGRPLDIPEVKVAFTLTAEQIGPLPVVPDRIATGHWSANSIQIPLPGEWQIQITVRTSDIDQTTVDKNVKIG
- a CDS encoding SCO family protein; the encoded protein is MTIDKTDERPRPSRRAPLIAVAAAGAALAVVAGFALTQGDDSTGSATGGAVADVSTQPRTGAATVLDRPFEKPDLVLTDTKGRTYDLREQTKGKPTLIYFGYTHCPDVCPLTMSNIAIAKKQLPKADQDKLQVVFVTTDPERDTPAELGKWLPAAGDPSFVGLTGDFATIQAGARRIGIGIDPATKDANGKVVSMHGAQVVAFSPTTDQGYVLYGESTTMEDYAKDLPKLIKGENP
- a CDS encoding copper chaperone PCu(A)C codes for the protein MALTAGLTLVGCSSGSEGPELTVSGAFMPQPVGDMAGGFLTVSNKGDAADKLTSVTSPLSDDVQIHETKDQKMRQVTSFDIPAHGELALERGGNHIMFMEIKQQPKVGQQVTVELHFEKADPITVELPVKDRTYNPQHH